Proteins found in one Dermacentor silvarum isolate Dsil-2018 chromosome 8, BIME_Dsil_1.4, whole genome shotgun sequence genomic segment:
- the LOC119461239 gene encoding cysteine-rich PDZ-binding protein translates to MVCEKCEKKLGKVITPDPWKAGARNTTEGGGRMINENKALTAKKARFTPYGKFAECRICRQKVHQVGSNYCQGCAYKKGICAMCGKKILETKNYRQSST, encoded by the coding sequence ATGGTGTGCGAAAAGTGCGAGAAGAAGCTCGGAAAAGTCATCACCCCGGACCCGTGGAAAGCCGGAGCTCGGAACACAACAGAAGGTGGTGGCAGGATGATCAACGAAAACAAGGCGCTGACAGCCAAGAAGGCCAGGTTCACGCCTTATGGAAAGTTCGCCGAGTGCCGCATTTGTCGCCAGAAGGTACACCAGGTTGGGTCCAACTACTGCCAGGGGTGCGCCTACAAGAAAGGCATCTGCGCTATGTGCGGAAAGAAGATCCTCGAGACCAAGAACTACAGGCAGTCGTCGACTTGA